In a genomic window of Meriones unguiculatus strain TT.TT164.6M chromosome 8, Bangor_MerUng_6.1, whole genome shotgun sequence:
- the Tob2 gene encoding protein Tob2 encodes MQLEVKVALNFIISYLYNKLPRRRADLFGEELERLLKKKYEGHWYPEKPLKGSGFRCVHIGEVVDPVVELAAKRSGLAVEDVRANVPEELSVWIDPFEVSYQIGEKGTVKVLYLDDSEGGGAPELDKEIKSSFNPDAQVFVPIGSQDSSLSNSPSPSFGQSPSPTFIPRSAQPITFTTASFAATKFGSTKMKKGGGASSSVSMAGSGPSGQQPPQQQPRLARSPTNNLLKHKSLSLSMHSLNFITANPAPQSQLSPNAKEFVYNGGGSPSLFFDGADGQSSSTTAAAFGSSGAGTCNSSSFDVSQVFGGGANSLFLEKTPFVDGLSYNLNTMQYPNQPFQPVVLAN; translated from the coding sequence ATGCAGCTGGAGGTCAAGGTGGCCCTCAACTTCATCATCTCCTATTTATACAACAAGCTGCCCCGGCGCCGGGCAGACCTGTTTGGGGAGGAGTTGGAGCGGCTTTTGAAAAAGAAGTATGAGGGCCACTGGTACCCTGAGAAGCCACTGAAGGGCTCTGGCTTCCGCTGTGTCCACATCGGGGAGGTGGTAGACCCTGTGGTGGAGCTGGCCGCTAAGCGGAGTGGCCTAGCAGTGGAGGATGTGCGGGCCAACGTCCCTGAAGAGCTGAGTGTCTGGATTGACCCTTTCGAGGTGTCTTACCAGATTGGTGAGAAGGGAACTGTGAAGGTCCTCTACCTGGATGACAGTGAGGGGGGTGGTGCCCCGGAGCTGGACAAGGAGATCAAGAGCAGCTTCAACCCCGATGCCCAAGTGTTTGTGCCCATCGGCAGCCAGGACAGCTCCCTGTCCAACTCCCCATCGCCGTCGTTTGGCCAGTCGCCCAGCCCCACCTTCATCCCCCGCTCTGCCCAGCCCATCACCTTCACCACGGCCTCCTTCGCTGCCACCAAATTCGGCTCCACCAAGATGAAGAAGGGCGGTGGAGCGTCCAGCAGCGTGAGCATGGCCGGCAGCGGGCCAAGTGGCCAGCAGCCACCTCAGCAGCAGCCTCGCCTGGCCCGCTCGCCCACAAATAACCTGCTGAAGCACAAGAGCCTCTCTTTGTCTATGCATTCACTGAACTTCATCACAGCCAATCCGGCCCCTCAGTCCCAGCTTTCGCCCAATGCCAAGGAGTTTGTGTACAACGGTGGTGGCTCACCCAGCCTCTTCTTCGATGGGGCAGACGGCCAGAGCAGCAGCACCACTGCAGCCGCCTTCGGGAGCAGCGGAGCTGGCACTTGCAACAGCAGCAGCTTCGACGTGTCCCAGGTGTTCGGAGGTGGCGCCAACAGCCTCTTCTTGGAGAAAACGCCCTTCGTAGACGGCCTCAGCTACAACCTCAACACCATGCAGTATCCCAACCAGCCCTTCCAGCCTGTCGTGCTGGCCAACTGA